A genomic region of Magnolia sinica isolate HGM2019 chromosome 6, MsV1, whole genome shotgun sequence contains the following coding sequences:
- the LOC131249501 gene encoding uncharacterized protein LOC131249501 translates to MGVHGCSNTGELDDAKFSEPLPWIGLYIAGASLVCSLAMAIDTFYGFRQRKPWFPCKFFSLNATSLTLLSIATKLPLDLNTSMPRRQDQLTKLSGTILICTAMGNFMTSLGTMKDSEMLSNIVALAILVITMVVNIGIQMGTGVIYAFLPEHAVIMFFIIVLLIIFAFSGLTIPKAKQLLEQQYDKKHELASDEGADNTEVLSVDKLKEAVNKYWMMAHTCSPQYVLGRSPTCTASGAFCLLSALILLEALVRSFILSSLDFCSGESDYRWSSNFILISQVIAVGVGTIAPAIRWFNAISFRSMKSGEGRFRDAIKVEGYWVQRLVEWKESPLPFRISSRRCRKIAHVSKNQIMYACIGMQTAVVVICKFVCLAFILPVSWLSRLFSCCKRRRRKYSESIRSESENLQGFVLHLEGEEGLVHLIMKSGRQDTVRWIARGSKHEPTHLIELLKSSSSGDFNGVAEFDSDQVPPIGEKPPNCWALPLVTLTSIAIALPYIDKNKIRSLRHAVDEGLRYVRLIEENLDADGLIRMREAADIVWLGIDIYDQWLDKDLHKLVTEEKQAEKMIQKLADLGKESVETFTDGSVGETGHREWPAKLIRKLADIGKEIIDEFKAGGEGEKSHREWPTMVLAANSMYRICETILQDQKNKVGNPDALFKWLQTTIADILGACLTNLPQVISMECFCNRIEVREERVRDAAYLLGEAGSILSILREHKFPVLDPDKTADIDKWRSSNQGKPPSPPSSADNV, encoded by the coding sequence ATGGGGGTGCATGGCTGCAGTAACACTGGCGAGCTCGATGACGCGAAATTCAGTGAGCCGTTGCCATGGATCGGCCTCTACATAGCTGGAGCTTCACTGGTGTGCTCACTTGCCATGGCAATCGACACCTTTTATGGGTTCCGTCAACGGAAGCCCTGGTTCCCTTGCAAGTTCTTCTCGCTTAATGCTACTTCCTTGACCCTCTTATCCATCGCCACAAAACTGCCCTTGGATCTGAACACATCCATGCCACGCCGTCAAGATCAGCTGACCAAGCTCAGCGGAACCATCCTGATTTGTACCGCAATGGGCAACTTCATGACCTCTCTAGGAACTATGAAGGACTCCGAAATGCTCTCAAACATTGTCGCCTTGGCTATTCTCGTGATCACCATGGTTGTTAACATCGGTATTCAAATGGGTACTGGTGTGATCTATGCTTTCTTACCCGAGCATGCCGTAATCATGTTTTTCATCATCGTTTTGCTCATTATCTTCGCCTTTTCCGGTTTAACAATTCCAAAAGCCAAGCAGTTGCTGGAACAACAGTATGATAAAAAGCATGAACTGGCTTCTGATGAAGGAGCAGACAACACTGAGGTGTTGAGCGTTGATAAATTGAAAGAGGCTGTAAACAAGTATTGGATGATGGCCCATACTTGTAGTCCTCAGTACGTTCTGGGACGCTCACCCACTTGCACTGCCTCGGGAGCTTTCTGCCTCCTCAGTGCACTGATTTTATTGGAAGCTTTAGTCAGATCGTTTATTTTATCATCCTTGGACTTCTGCAGCGGGGAATCCGACTACAGGTGGTCAAGTAACTTCATCTTAATTTCTCAGGTGATCGCAGTAGGAGTTGGTACCATTGCCCCAGCTATTAGATGGTTCAATGCTATTAGCTTCAGAAGTATGAAGAGCGGAGAAGGAAGGTTCAGAGATGCGATTAAGGTAGAGGGGTACTGGGTTCAGAGGCTGGTAGAATGGAAAGAGAGCCCTTTACCATTCCGCATTAGTAGCAGGCGATGTAGGAAAATCGCCCATGTCTCAAAAAATCAAATTATGTATGCCTGTATCGGAATGCAAACTGCAGTAGTAGTAATCTGCAAGTTCGTTTGCCTGGCTTTTATACTGCCAGTGAGTTGGCTTAGTAGACTCTTCTCCTGCTGCAAGCGACGTCGTCGGAAGTATTCGGAATCCATCAGATCGGAGTCAGAGAACTTGCAGGGTTTTGTGTTGCATCTTGAAGGGGAGGAAGGCTTGGTCCATCTGATCATGAAAAGTGGCCGCCAAGACACGGTGCGATGGATTGCGAGGGGCAGCAAACATGAACCTACTCATCTGATTGAACTTCTAAAATCATCTTCATCAGGAGATTTCAACGGCGTGGCTGAGTTTGATAGTGACCAGGTTCCGCCAATTGGAGAGAAGCCTCCAAACTGTTGGGCTCTGCCTCTGGTTACACTCACGAGCATTGCCATCGCACTTCCCTACATtgacaaaaataaaatcagatcatTACGGCATGCCGTAGATGAAGGTCTCAGGTATGTTAGGCTTATAGAAGAGAACCTGGATGCCGATGGGTTGATTAGAATGAGGGAGGCAGCGGATATTGTCTGGCTTGGCATTGATATTTATGATCAATGGCTTGACAAGGATCTCCACAAATTGGTCACTGAAGAAAAACAAGCAGAAAAGATGATCCAAAAACTTGCCGATCTAGGAAAGGAAAGCGTTGAGACGTTCACAGATGGGAGCGTCGGAGAGACAGGACACCGTGAATGGCCTGCAAAGTTAATCAGAAAACTCGCAGATATTGGAAAGGAAATCATTGATGAGTTCAAAGCTGGGGGCGAGGGAGAGAAAAGTCACCGTGAATGGCCTACAATGGTATTGGCGGCCAATTCGATGTACCGGATTTGTGAGACTATTCTGCAGGACCAAAAAAACAAGGTTGGGAATCCTGACGCCTTATTCAAATGGTTACAGACAACCATTGCCGACATATTGGGCGCTTGCCTTACCAACCTGCCACAAGTGATATCCATGGAATGCTTTTGCAACCGCATTGAAGTGAGGGAAGAAAGAGTCAGGGATGCAGCATATCTTCTCGGTGAAGCTGGAAGTATTCTGTCAATTTTAAGAGAGCACAAGTTCCCAGTTTTGGACCCCGATAAGACGGCAGATATTGACAAATGGCGTTCAAGCAACCAGGGAAAACCTCCAAGTCCCCCTTCTTCTGCTGATAATGTCTAG
- the LOC131248314 gene encoding uncharacterized protein LOC131248314 isoform X1, whose protein sequence is MLGDPDYSKALSNEARDRKTNLPEQRTKNLRYLKSSSSLNPSPSHTSRSQSNQRQRNEDGDNQEQLLVHGGDPVRHLHRSELQRPQHQETRKHRPLPGQAHRRILPQAQEERRRRLISSWNLLEAPEVSLDCDLIPRRETLKSKLPI, encoded by the exons ATGCTTGGAGACCCGGACTACTCAAAAGCCCTGTCCAACGAAGCGCGGGATCGAAAGACGAACCTTCCGGAACAACGCACTAAAAATCTCCGCTACCTGAAATCGTCCTCCTCTCTCAACCCATCTCCCTCTCATACATCAAGATCTCAGAGCAACCAACGGCAGAGAAACGAAGATGGGGATAATCAAGAGCAGCTTCTCGTTCATGGCGGGGACCCTGTGCGGCATCTACATCGCTCAGAACTACAACGTCCCCAACATCAAGAAACTCGCAAACACCGCCCTCTTCCTGGCCAAGCACATCGAAGAATCCTACCGCAAGCCCAAGAAGAAAGGAGACGACGACTGATCAGCTCTTGGAATCTTCTAGAAGCGCCAG AGGTTTCTTTGGATTGTGATTTGATTCCAAGAAGGGAAACCTTAAAGTCGAAGCTGCCGATATGA
- the LOC131248314 gene encoding uncharacterized protein LOC131248314 isoform X2, translating into MLGDPDYSKALSNEARDRKTNLPEQRTKNLRYLKSSSSLNPSPSHTSRSQSNQRQRNEDGDNQEQLLVHGGDPVRHLHRSELQRPQHQETRKHRPLPGQAHRRILPQAQEERRRRLISSWNLLEAPELPDLNCSFGFLGACLDASSN; encoded by the exons ATGCTTGGAGACCCGGACTACTCAAAAGCCCTGTCCAACGAAGCGCGGGATCGAAAGACGAACCTTCCGGAACAACGCACTAAAAATCTCCGCTACCTGAAATCGTCCTCCTCTCTCAACCCATCTCCCTCTCATACATCAAGATCTCAGAGCAACCAACGGCAGAGAAACGAAGATGGGGATAATCAAGAGCAGCTTCTCGTTCATGGCGGGGACCCTGTGCGGCATCTACATCGCTCAGAACTACAACGTCCCCAACATCAAGAAACTCGCAAACACCGCCCTCTTCCTGGCCAAGCACATCGAAGAATCCTACCGCAAGCCCAAGAAGAAAGGAGACGACGACTGATCAGCTCTTGGAATCTTCTAGAAGCGCCAG AGCTCCctgatctaaattgttcattcgGGTTTCTTGGAGCGTGTTTGGATGCATCATCGAATTGA